In one window of Rhizobium oryzihabitans DNA:
- the hisG gene encoding ATP phosphoribosyltransferase, with protein sequence MITIALPSKGRMKEDASAVLERAGLKVAAVGNDRSYRGRIEGRDDIEIAYLSASEIAREIGAGTVDFGVTGEDLVREGLTNADAQVEFCARLGFGHADVVVAVPEIWLDVDSMADLGDVASEFRARHGRRLAIATKYWRLTQQFFSRQHGIQLYRIVESLGATEGAPAAGQADIIVDITSTGSTLKANHLKILSDGIIVRSEACFVRARKADHEGDAAVQEIASRIRAAV encoded by the coding sequence ATGATCACCATCGCATTGCCCTCCAAGGGCCGGATGAAGGAAGACGCCTCCGCTGTTCTGGAACGTGCCGGGCTGAAAGTCGCGGCTGTCGGCAATGACCGTTCCTATCGCGGCCGCATCGAAGGACGCGACGATATCGAGATCGCTTATCTGTCAGCCTCCGAGATCGCCCGCGAGATCGGCGCTGGTACGGTGGATTTCGGCGTGACGGGGGAGGACCTCGTGCGCGAGGGGCTGACCAACGCCGATGCACAGGTGGAATTCTGCGCCCGCCTCGGTTTCGGCCATGCCGATGTCGTTGTCGCCGTGCCGGAAATCTGGCTGGATGTGGACAGCATGGCCGATCTCGGCGACGTGGCCTCGGAATTCCGCGCCCGTCACGGACGAAGGCTCGCCATCGCCACCAAATACTGGCGGCTGACGCAGCAGTTCTTTTCGCGCCAGCACGGCATCCAGCTTTATCGCATCGTCGAAAGCCTTGGCGCGACCGAAGGTGCGCCGGCGGCGGGGCAGGCGGATATCATCGTCGATATCACCTCGACCGGCTCGACGCTGAAGGCCAACCACCTGAAAATTCTCTCCGACGGCATCATCGTCCGTTCGGAAGCCTGCTTCGTACGCGCCCGCAAGGCGGACCATGAGGGCGATGCGGCGGTTCAGGAGATCGCCTCGCGCATCAGGG
- a CDS encoding ATP phosphoribosyltransferase regulatory subunit, which yields MPLIDMPEFSGELLEEFAARRTSRVNTPVIQPAEPFLDMAGEDLRRRIFMTESETGESLCLRPEFTIPVCLRHIETATGTPKRYSYLGEVFRQRREGANEFYQAGIEDLGDTDIAAADARAVIDATAILKRLLPGRSLSVTLGDQQVFEAVVAALGLPLGWQKRLVQAFGDMAQLDALLESLVHPKPMTGLDARVAGLLATGEEAVLVDYLDTVMQETGYSTNASRSPQEIARRLREKLALAATRLPDESFELLKQFLALQAPLPQASQILADFAAKAKLKLDGALSAFDKRVAALANAGVDLETVTYGAAFGRPLDYYTGLVFEVVETGGDSVLAGGGRFDRLLTLLGAQEKIPAVGFSLWLDRIETVRGSKP from the coding sequence ATGCCCCTGATCGACATGCCGGAATTTTCCGGAGAGCTACTGGAAGAATTCGCCGCGCGCCGCACGAGCCGCGTGAACACGCCGGTCATCCAGCCCGCCGAACCCTTTCTGGATATGGCGGGCGAAGATTTGCGACGCCGTATTTTCATGACGGAGAGCGAGACGGGTGAGAGCCTGTGCCTGCGCCCGGAATTCACCATTCCCGTCTGCCTGCGCCATATCGAGACGGCGACCGGTACGCCGAAGCGTTATTCCTATCTGGGCGAGGTCTTCCGCCAGCGCCGTGAAGGTGCGAACGAATTTTATCAGGCTGGCATCGAGGATCTTGGCGACACCGATATCGCCGCTGCCGATGCCCGCGCCGTGATAGACGCAACCGCCATCCTCAAGCGGCTGCTGCCCGGCCGTTCACTCTCCGTCACGCTGGGAGACCAGCAGGTGTTCGAAGCGGTCGTCGCAGCTCTCGGCCTGCCGCTCGGCTGGCAGAAGCGGCTGGTGCAGGCCTTTGGCGATATGGCGCAGCTGGACGCGTTGCTGGAAAGCCTCGTGCATCCCAAACCCATGACCGGCCTCGACGCGCGGGTCGCCGGCCTTCTGGCCACAGGCGAAGAGGCGGTGCTGGTCGATTATCTCGACACGGTGATGCAGGAAACCGGCTATTCCACCAATGCCAGCCGCTCACCGCAGGAAATTGCCCGCCGCCTGCGGGAAAAGCTGGCGCTTGCCGCCACGCGGCTGCCGGATGAGAGCTTCGAGCTGCTCAAGCAGTTCCTGGCCCTGCAGGCGCCCTTGCCGCAGGCATCGCAAATTCTGGCTGACTTCGCCGCAAAGGCGAAACTAAAACTGGATGGCGCGCTTTCCGCTTTCGATAAACGTGTCGCAGCACTTGCCAATGCTGGCGTCGATCTGGAAACGGTTACCTATGGCGCAGCCTTCGGCCGCCCGCTCGATTATTATACCGGCCTTGTTTTCGAGGTGGTGGAAACGGGCGGCGATAGCGTGCTGGCAGGTGGCGGCCGTTTCGACCGGCTGCTGACGCTGCTCGGCGCGCAGGAAAAAATACCCGCCGTGGGCTTTTCGCTCTGGCTGGATCGCATCGAAACGGTGCGCGGGAGCAAGCCATGA
- a CDS encoding VOC family protein — translation MAILALDHVQLAMPAGREDEARAFYGGLLGFAEQAKPTNLAARGGCWFSRGSIKLHLGVEQDFRPAKKAHPAFLVDDMATLRKTLETAGCHVVEDEPLEGYHRFYVHDPFGNRIEMMQPLEP, via the coding sequence ATGGCGATCCTCGCGCTCGACCATGTTCAACTGGCTATGCCGGCGGGCCGTGAGGATGAGGCGCGCGCTTTTTATGGCGGCCTGCTCGGCTTTGCGGAGCAGGCCAAGCCCACTAATCTCGCCGCGCGCGGCGGGTGCTGGTTCAGCCGGGGTTCGATAAAACTGCATCTCGGCGTCGAGCAGGATTTCCGCCCGGCGAAGAAAGCCCATCCGGCCTTTCTGGTCGATGATATGGCAACCTTGCGAAAAACACTTGAAACAGCAGGCTGCCATGTGGTTGAGGATGAGCCGCTTGAAGGGTATCACCGGTTTTATGTCCATGATCCCTTCGGAAACCGCATCGAAATGATGCAGCCGCTCGAACCGTAA
- the hisS gene encoding histidine--tRNA ligase: protein MSEKAKKPQKLKARLPRGFVDRSVADIHATNEMIEKIRRVYELYGFDPVETPLFEYTDALGKFLPDSDRPNEGVFSLQDDDDQWMSLRYDLTAPLARHVAENFNEIQLPYRTYRAGYVFRNEKPGPGRFRQFMQFDADTVGAAGVQADAEMCMMMADTLEALGIQRGDYVVRVNNRKVLDGVMEAIGLGGEDNVGRRLNVLRAIDKLDKFGPEGVKLLLGPGRKDESGDFTKGAGLDAEDITLLIGFLQSTVSIGSHQIAYENSDQSVDTKLMPHAMFPYDGNRLISNERFSEGIAELSTIRSIIHSAGYGSDRIKIDPSVVRGLEYYTGPVYEAELTFDVTNEKGEKVVFGSVGGGGRYDGLVSRFMGQPVPATGFSIGVSRLMTALKNLGKLGQVKPLAPVLITVMDGDVQSMGRYQTFTQALRNEGIRAEMYQGNWKKFGNQLKYADRLGSPIAIIQGGDERAEGVVQIKDLIEGKRLSGEIEDNASWREARVAQVTVLEADLVAKVREILEHQAEDVRRAAEGR from the coding sequence ATGAGCGAAAAAGCAAAAAAGCCTCAGAAACTGAAAGCCCGCCTGCCGCGCGGCTTCGTGGATCGCTCGGTTGCCGATATTCATGCCACCAATGAGATGATCGAGAAGATCCGCAGGGTCTACGAGCTTTACGGCTTCGATCCGGTGGAAACCCCACTGTTCGAATATACCGATGCGCTCGGCAAATTCCTGCCCGATAGCGACCGTCCGAACGAAGGCGTGTTTTCGCTGCAGGACGATGACGACCAATGGATGAGCCTGCGCTACGATCTCACCGCGCCGCTCGCCCGCCATGTCGCGGAAAACTTTAACGAAATCCAGCTGCCATACCGCACCTATCGCGCCGGTTATGTCTTCCGCAATGAAAAGCCCGGCCCCGGCCGCTTCCGGCAGTTCATGCAGTTCGATGCCGATACGGTGGGCGCCGCCGGCGTGCAGGCCGATGCCGAAATGTGCATGATGATGGCCGATACACTGGAAGCGCTCGGCATTCAGCGTGGCGATTACGTCGTCCGCGTCAACAACCGCAAGGTGCTTGATGGCGTGATGGAAGCCATCGGCCTCGGCGGTGAGGACAATGTCGGTCGTCGCCTCAATGTTTTGCGCGCCATCGATAAGCTCGACAAGTTCGGTCCTGAAGGCGTGAAGCTGTTGCTTGGTCCCGGCCGCAAGGACGAGTCCGGTGATTTCACCAAGGGCGCGGGGCTGGATGCCGAAGACATCACACTTCTGATTGGTTTCCTTCAGTCCACAGTAAGCATTGGAAGTCATCAGATAGCGTACGAGAATAGCGATCAGAGCGTTGATACAAAGCTGATGCCTCACGCGATGTTTCCATACGACGGCAACCGCTTGATTTCGAATGAACGCTTTTCTGAGGGAATCGCGGAGTTGTCCACGATCCGGAGTATAATTCACTCTGCTGGTTACGGCTCCGATCGCATCAAGATAGACCCCTCCGTCGTGCGTGGCCTCGAATACTACACCGGCCCCGTCTACGAGGCCGAACTGACTTTCGATGTTACTAATGAAAAGGGCGAAAAGGTCGTGTTCGGTTCGGTCGGCGGCGGCGGTCGTTATGACGGCCTCGTCTCGCGCTTCATGGGCCAGCCGGTTCCGGCCACGGGTTTCTCCATCGGCGTTTCGCGCCTGATGACGGCGCTGAAGAACCTCGGCAAGCTCGGTCAGGTCAAGCCGCTTGCCCCCGTTCTGATCACGGTCATGGATGGCGATGTGCAGAGCATGGGCCGTTACCAGACATTCACGCAGGCGCTGCGCAATGAGGGCATCCGCGCTGAAATGTATCAGGGCAACTGGAAGAAATTCGGCAACCAGCTGAAATATGCCGACCGCCTCGGTTCCCCCATCGCCATCATTCAGGGCGGTGATGAGCGCGCCGAAGGTGTGGTGCAGATCAAGGATCTGATCGAAGGCAAGCGTCTCTCCGGCGAGATCGAGGACAATGCCAGCTGGCGCGAGGCGCGTGTGGCGCAGGTCACCGTACTGGAGGCGGATCTGGTGGCGAAGGTCCGCGAGATTCTGGAGCATCAGGCAGAGGACGTTCGCCGCGCCGCCGAAGGGCGTTAA
- the relB gene encoding type II toxin-antitoxin system RelB family antitoxin gives MSKQTAIRLPDETYERLKALSARTGRTSAFYIREAIEKHIEDMEDLYLAEEAVRQIQRGEAKVISAEEFWRDLDN, from the coding sequence ATGAGCAAACAGACGGCCATTCGCCTGCCGGACGAGACCTATGAACGGCTGAAAGCGCTGTCTGCGCGCACCGGCCGCACATCCGCTTTTTACATCCGCGAGGCGATCGAGAAACATATCGAGGATATGGAAGATCTCTATCTCGCCGAAGAGGCAGTGCGACAAATCCAGCGTGGCGAAGCAAAGGTGATAAGCGCCGAGGAGTTCTGGCGTGATCTGGACAATTGA